A window of Sebastes umbrosus isolate fSebUmb1 chromosome 3, fSebUmb1.pri, whole genome shotgun sequence contains these coding sequences:
- the LOC119485927 gene encoding E3 ubiquitin-protein ligase TRIM21-like: MAAANYLRSEDQFLCSICLDVFTDPVSIPCGHNFCKNCINEHWNTSGRCQCPMCKEAFTIRPDLRVNTFISEMVVQFRQSAQQKTSSSSSEQQVSKPEEVPCDVCTGTKLNALKSCLVCLASYCETHLEPHLTASRLKRHQLIDPVENLEDRMCTKHDKPLELFCKTDQTCICMLCPVLDHKTHEFVPLKEEYEGKKAELGKTEAEIQQMIQKRRLKIQEIKHSVDLSEEDADREIAEGVQVFTALKESVERGQANLINTIKEKQKTTEKQAEAFIKELEQEISELTKRRTEVEQLSRSEDHLHLLQSVQSLKAAPSTKDWTEVSVRPSYEGTVVKAVAQLEETLSKEMKKLVAKPELKRIQQYAVNVTLDPDTANPQLILSDDGKQVRLGKVQKNLPNNRKRFSDCVCVLGKQSFSSGRFYFEVKVKGKTDWELGVARESINRKGVITVGSQNGYWTIWLRNGYKYTALTDRVVLLSLKSRPQKVGMFVDYEEGLVSFYDVDAAALIYSFTGCCFTEKLLPYFSPYYNDGGKNSTPLIISPVGVN, encoded by the coding sequence ATGGCTGCTGCAAACTATCTGCGATCTGAAGATCAGTTTctgtgctccatctgtctggatgtgttcactGATCCAGTCAGTATACCATGTGGACACAACTTCTGCAAAAACTGCATCAATGAACACTGGAATACTAGTGGCAGGTGCCAGTGTCCCATGTGTAAAGAGGCTTTTACCATAAGACCTGATTTGAGGGTCAACACCTTCATCTCTGAGATGGTtgttcagttcagacagtcagcacaacagaaaaccagcagcagcagctcagaacAACAAGTTTCCAAACCAGAAGAAGTTCCCTGTGACGTCTGCACAGGAACCAAACTGAATgccctgaagtcctgcctggtgtgtctggcctcctaCTGTGAGACTCACCTGGAGCCTCATCTGACAGCTTCACGTCTGAAAAGACATCAGCTGATCGACCCTGTGGAGAACCTGGAAGACAGGATGTGTACGAAGCACGATAAACCTCTGGAGCTGTTCTGTAAGACCGACCAGACATGTATCTGCATGCTCTGCCCCGTTTTAGACCACAAGACACATGAGTTTGTTCCTCTGAAAGAAGAATATGAAGGAAAGAAGGCAGAGCTGGGgaagacagaggctgaaatCCAGCAGATGATCCAGAAGAGACGACTGAAGATTCAGGAGATCAAACACTCAGTTGACCTCAGTGAggaagatgcagacagagagatagcagaaggtgttcaggtcttcactgctCTGAAGGAGTCTGTAGAGAGAGGTCAGGCCAATCTCATCAACACgatcaaagagaagcagaaaacaacagaaaaacaggcaGAAGCTTTCATCAAAGAGCTGGAACAGGAAATCTCTGAGCTGACAAAGAGAAGGACTGAAGTGGAGCAGCTCTCACGCTCTGAAGaccatctccatcttctccagAGTGTCCAGTCCCTGAAAGCTGCTCCATCCACCAAGGACTGGACAGAGGTCAGCGTCCGTCCATCATATGAGGGCACTGTGGTGAAAGCTGTGGCTCAGCTGGAGGAGACACTCAGTaaggagatgaagaagctgGTCGCTAAGCCAGAGCTGAAGAGGATCCAGCAGTATGCAGTAAATGTGACTCTTGATCCTGATACAGCTAATCCCcaactcatcctgtctgatgatGGGAAACAAGTACGTCTTGGTAAGGTACAGAAGAATCTCCCAAACAACCGAAAGAGATTTTCtgattgtgtatgtgttttaGGAAAGCAGAGTTTCTCTTCAGGCAGATTTTACTTTGAGGTTAAAGTTAAAGGAAAGACTGACTGGGAATTAGGAGTGGCCAGAGAGTCGATCAATAGGAAGGGAGTCATCACAGTGGGCTCTCAGAATGGTTACTGGACTATATGGTTGAGAAACGGATATAAGTATACAGCTCTTACTGACCGTGTAgttcttctctctctgaagtctcgGCCTCAGAAGGTGGGGATGTTTGTGGATTATGAGGAGGGTCTGGTCTCCTTTTATGACGTAgatgctgcagctcttatctactcctttactggctgctgcttcactgAGAAACTCCTCCCATACTTCAGTCCTTATTATAATGATGGTGGTAAAAACTCTACCCCTCTGATCATCTCTCCTGTTGGAGTAAATTAA
- the LOC119485919 gene encoding LOW QUALITY PROTEIN: E3 ubiquitin-protein ligase TRIM39-like (The sequence of the model RefSeq protein was modified relative to this genomic sequence to represent the inferred CDS: deleted 1 base in 1 codon): protein MAAASNLQSEDQFLCSICLDVFTDPVSIPCGHNFCKNCINEHWNTSDRCQCPMCKKVFNTRPELHVNTFISEMVVQFRQSAQQKTSSSSSEQQVSKPGEVPCDVCTGTKLKALKSCLVCLASYCETHLEPHLTMSGLKRHQLIEPVENLEDRMCMKHDKPLELFCKTDQTCVCMLCPVLDHKTHEFVPLKEEYEGKKAELGKTEAEIQQMIQKRRLKIQEIKHSVDLSEEDADREIAEGVQVFTALKESVERGQANLIKTIKEKQKTTEKQAEAFIKELEQEISELTKRRTEVEQLSRSEDQLHLLQSVQSLKAAPSTKDWTEVSVRPSSYEGTVVKAVVKLEETLSKEMKKLLEDELKRVHQYAVDVTVDPDTAHPQLILSDDGKQVHTGKVKKNLPDNPERFSDCPCVLGKQSFSSGRFHFEVQVKGKIDWSLGVARESINRKGAIRLTPEDGYWTICLRNGNEYKAPASPSVSLSLKSRLQKVGVFVDYEEGLVSFYDVDAAALIYSFTGCCFTEKLFPYFSPEHNKGGKNSTPLIISPVGVN, encoded by the exons ATGGCTGCTGCCAGCAATCTGCAATCTGAAGATCAGTTTctgtgctccatctgtctggatgtgttcactGATCCAGTCAGTATACCATGTGGACACAACTTCTGCAAAAACTGCATCAATGAACACTGGAATACTAGTGACAGGTGCCAGTGTCCCATGTGTAAAAAGGTTTTCAACACAAGACCTGAGCTGCACGTCAACACCTTCATCTCTGAGATGGTtgttcagttcagacagtcagctcaacagaaaaccagcagcagcagctcagagcaacaagtgtccaaaccaggagaagttccctgtgacgtctgcactggaaccaaactgaaggccctgaagtcctgcctggtgtgtctggcctcctaCTGTGAGACTCACCTGGAGCCTCATCTGACAATGTCAGGCCTGAAAAGACATCAGCTGATCGAGCCTGTGGAGAACCTGGAAGACAGGATGTGTATGAAGCACGATAAACCTCTGGAGCTGTTCTGTAAGACCGACCAGACATGTGTCTGCATGCTCTGCCCCGTTTTAGACCACAAGACGCATGAGTTTGTTCCTCTGAAAGAAGAATATGAAGGAAAGAAGGCCGAGCTGGGgaagacagaggctgaaatCCAGCAGATGATCCAGAAGAGACGACTGAAGATTCAGGAGATCAAACACTCAGTTGACCTCAGTGAggaagatgcagacagagagatagcagaaggtgttcaggtcttcactgctCTGAAGGAGTCTGTTGAGAGAGGCCAGGCCAATCTCATCAAGACgatcaaagagaagcagaaaacaacagaaaaacaggctGAAGCTTTCATCAAAGAGCTGGAACAGGAAATCTCTGAGCTGACGAAGAGAAGGACTGAAGTGGAGCAGCTCTCACGCTCTGAAGACCAACTCCATCTTCTCCAGAGTGTCCAGTCCCTGAAAGCTGCTCCATCCACCAAGGACTGGACAGAGGTCAGCGTCCGTCCATCATCATATGAGGGGACTGTGGTGAAAGCTGTGGTG AAGCTGGAGGAGACACTCAGTAAAGAGATGAAGAAGCTGCTTGAAGATGAGCTGAAGAGGGTCCATCAGTATGCAGTAGATGTGACAGTTGATCCTGATACAGCTCATCCCcaactcatcctgtctgatgatGGGAAACAAGTACATACTGGTAAGGTAAAGAAGAATCTCCCAGACAACCCAGAGAGATTTTCTGATTGTCCTTGTGTTTTAGGAAAGCAGAGTTTCTCTTCAGGCAGATTTCACTTTGAGGTTCAAGTTAAAGGAAAGATTGACTGGTCTTTAGGAGTGGCCAGAGAGTCTATCAACAGGAAGGGAGCCATCAGACTGACCCCTGAGGACGGTTACTGGACTATATGTTTGAGAAATGGAAATGAGTACAAAGCTCCTGCTAGCCCTtcagtcagtctctctctgaagtctcgGCTTCAGAAGGTGGGGGTGTTTGTGGATTATGAGGAGGGTCTGGTCTCCTTTTATGACGTAgatgctgcagctcttatctactcctttactggctgctgcttcactgagaaactcttccCATACTTCAGTCCTGAACATAATAAAGGTGGTAAAAACTCTACCCCTCTGATCATCTCTCCTGTTGGAGTAAATTAA